Proteins encoded in a region of the Nicotiana tomentosiformis chromosome 9, ASM39032v3, whole genome shotgun sequence genome:
- the LOC138899218 gene encoding uncharacterized protein, giving the protein MVQHAQEDTSKEKEVMKETKVVQEKEVEAVPEQDQTQITGRKRPPAPFPQILAKYQKDEQYKKFMEMLKKIQVNIPLIDSLREMPGYVKMMKDLMSRKYEFQDLATVTLTQICSAVMMRRKTEKLYDPRSFTIPCTIGSYDFAQALYDLGASINLMPLAIYKRLGIGRARPTSMLLQLAERTVKRPSGILDDVLVQVGRFVFPADFVILDCRVDEEIPIILGRPFLATGRALINCETRELKMRLNDEEITFNVQKSIRRPSEFANCSLLEAVDVIMEEDDEALNTKDPLAACLINLEEVNGEDLAEWVLDLEGQGYCKREPEFESFHLEERKTPPAKPSIEEPPQLELKPLPSHLRYAFLGPNSTLPVIISFGLLDMQAEQLLQVLIECKTAIG; this is encoded by the coding sequence ATGGTACAACATGCACAAGAGGacacaagcaaagaaaaagaggtaATGAAGGAGACAAAGGTAGTGCAAGAAAAGGAAGTAGAAGCAGTGCCCGAGCAGGATCAAACTCAAATCACAGGAAGGAAGCGACCTCCAGCACCCTTCCCACAGATattggccaaatatcagaaggatgagcagtataagaaattcatggagatgCTCAAGAAAATCCAGGTGAACATTCCATTGATTGACTCCTTGAGGGAGATGCCTGGGTATgtaaaaatgatgaaggacttgatgtctcgcaAGTATGAGTTTCAAGACTTGGCCACTGTTACACTAACCCAGATCTGTAGTGCTGTCATGATGAGACGCAAAACTGAGAAGTTGTACGACCCAAGGAgcttcacaatcccatgcacaataggcaGCTATGATTTTGCTCAAGCATTGTAtgatttgggggcgagcataaacttgatgcccttggctatctaTAAAAGactaggcattggaagagcaagacCAACGTCCATGTTACTACAGCTTGCCGAACGAACGGTGAAGAGGCCATCAGGTATACTTGATGATGTACTGGTGCAGGTTGGAAGGTTTGTGTTTccggcagattttgtcattctggactgccgggttgacgaggagattcccataattttgggaaggccattcttggccACGGGGAGAGCTCTAATCAATTGTGAAACTAGGGAGCTAAAGATGAGACTGAATGATGAAGAGATAACATTCAATGTGCAAAAGTCTATACGGCGACCCAGTGAGTTTGCAAATTGCTCTTTGTTAGAAGCTGTGGATgtgatcatggaggaagatgatGAAGCCCTTAATACAAAAGATCCTCTTGCGGCCTGCCTCATAAACTTAGAAGAGGTAAATGGTGAGGACTTGGCAGAGTGGGTGTTAGATCTTGAAGGCCAAGGGTACTGTAAAAGAGAGCCTGAATTCGAGTCTTTCCACTTAGAAGAGAGAAAGActcctccagctaagccatcgatcgaagagccaccacagttggaatTAAAACCACTACCatctcacctcaggtatgctttcttgggacctaactcgactttacctgttattatctcatttgGTTTGTTAGATATGCAGgcagaacaacttttgcaggtgttAATAGAGTGCAAAACTGCAATTGGGTAG
- the LOC138899219 gene encoding uncharacterized protein, giving the protein MKDSWTEDEDDNGGEKEEGVVGSHEEHTTQDIANEEEKSENEGDSGEEKESETKDRIGKQVDDSVEEKKNSEEEGNSESEGEDQEKTSESEGVDEEREEENENMSEESEGSMTIRNTVIAPLKEASGQKRTEEPGPLLTPFTGDEEDSNDEDDLPLSKVGKKPRKTHVKATKSAVPTRKEVAPPVRTPLTLGSKKPRKQVSVVELVVELDGEDESESTFPEKSSAQKRKVAKPTKTATPSARVSRGKKRKNVPTVVDRLTEFMNKKITQWKDSCKH; this is encoded by the exons ATGAAGGACAG TTGGACGGAGGATGAGGATGATAATGGGGGTGAAAAGGAAGAAGGAGTTGTAGGCAGTCATGAGGAACATACTACTCAAGACATCGCTAATGAAGAGGAAAAGAGTGAGAATGAGGGAGATTCTGGTGAAGAGAAGGAGAGTGAGACAAAAGATAGGATAGGTAAACAAGTGGATGATTCTGTAGAAGAAAAAAAGAATAGTGAAGAAGAGGGTAATTCTGAGAGTGAAGGtgaggatcaagaaaagacaaGTGAGAGTGAAGGAGTGGATGAAGAAAGAGAGGAAGAGAATGAAAATATGAGTGAGGAATCTGAAGGCTCTATGACCATTAGGAACACTGTCATAGCCCCTTTAAAAGAAGCAAGTGGACAGAAAAGGACTGAAGAACCTGGGCCCTTATTAACTCCTTTCACTGGAGATGAGGAGGACAGCAATGATGAAGATGACTTGCCCTTGTCTAAGGTAGGGAAGAAACCTAGGAAGACTCATGTGAAAGCAACAAAATCTGCAGTTCCAACAAGAAAAGAAGTGGCTCCTCCTGTCAGGACTCCTCTTACACTAG GTTCCAAGAAGCCAAGGAAGCAAGTTTCAGTTGTGGAACTTGTGGTTGAGTTGGATGGAGAAGATGAGTCTGAGTCTACTTTTCCAGAAAAGTCCTCTGCACAAAAGAGAAAGGTTGCCAAACCTACAAAAACTGCTACCCCATCTGCAAGGGTCAGTAGAGGAAAGAAGAGAAAGAATGTACCAACTGTGGTTGATAGACTCACAGAGTTCATGAACAAAAAAATTACTCAATGGAAAGATTCTTGCAAACACTAA
- the LOC104117717 gene encoding thioredoxin reductase 2 has translation MVDIQTQKTNVCIIGSGPAAHTAAIYAARAELKPILFEGWMANDIAPGGQLTTTSEVENFPGFPEGLAGGELMDRCRAQSVRFGTQIFTETVTKVDFSSSPFKIISDERTVLADAVIIATGAVAKRLVFTGSGEGVNGFWNRGISACAVCDGAAPIFRNKPLAVIGGGDSAMEEATFLTKYGSKVYIIHRRDEFRASKIMRNRALFNPKIEVIWNSAVVEAYGEKVLGGLKVKNVVNGEVSDLKVSGLFFAIGHEPATRFLDGQLELDSDGYVVTEPGTTKTSVKGVFAAGDVQDKKYRQAITAAGSGCMAALDAEHYLQEIGAQEGKSD, from the exons ATGGTGGACATTCAAACCCAAAAAACCAACGTCTGCATCATCGGCAGTGGTCCGGCGGCTCACACTGCCGCTATTTATGCCGCACGCGCCGAGCTGAAACCGATACTTTTCGAAGGATGGATGGCCAATGACATCGCACCAGGTGGTCAGCTCACCACCACCTCCGAGGTCGAGAACTTCCCCGGTTTCCCGGAAGGACTCGCCGGCGGTGAACTCATGGACCGGTGCCGCGCCCAATCCGTTCGATTCGGTACACAAATCTTCACCGAAACAGTAACTAAAGTCGATTTCTCTTCAAGTCCTTTCAAAATCATCTCCGATGAAAGGACCGTACTAGCAGACGCCGTTATTATAGCTACCGGTGCCGTTGCTAAGCGGCTCGTATTCACCGGGTCTGGTGAAGGCGTAAACGGCTTCTGGAACCGCGGGATCTCGGCTTGCGCCGTGTGTGACGGCGCAGCTCCGATCTTCCGTAATAAGCCGTTAGCTGTAATCGGCGGCGGAGATTCCGCAATGGAAGAAGCTACATTTTTAACGAAATACGGTTCAAAAGTGTATATAATTCATAGGAGGGATGAATTTAGGGCTTCCAAAATAATGCGAAATAGAGCATTGTTTAATCCTAAGATTGAAGTGATTTGGAACTCCGCGGTGGTGGAGGCTTATGGAGAAAAGGTTTTGGGAGGATTGAAGGTGAAAAATGTGGTTAACGGAGAGGTTTCGGACTTGAAAGTTTCGGGTTTGTTTTTTGCTATTGGACATGAACCTGCTACTAGATTTTTGGATGGACAGTTGGAATTGGATTCTGATGGGTATGTTGTGACTGAGCCTGGAACGACAAAGACTAGTGTTAAGGGTGTTTTTGCTGCTGGTGATGTTCAAGATAAAAAGTATAGGCAAGCTATTACTGCTGCTGGTTCAG GATGCATGGCAGCCTTGGATGCAGAGCATTACTTGCAAGAAATTGGTGCCCAAGAAGGAAAGAGTGATTGA